A stretch of the Lactuca sativa cultivar Salinas chromosome 9, Lsat_Salinas_v11, whole genome shotgun sequence genome encodes the following:
- the LOC111912710 gene encoding dynamin-related protein 4C, with product MAEKSNTMIPVTKTTNGGEVILPPFTEDRKPQFPPIVSSYNDKIRPILDAVDKLRRLKVTQEGIPLPAIVVVGDQSSGKSSVLESLAGISLPRGQNICTRVPLIMRLQNHPDAVPELILEYQKKTVMIMEERQISDAIDKATVEIAGDNKGISNVPLTLVVKKNGVPNLTMIDLPGIARVAVGDQPENIYEQISDMIMEHIKPEESIILNVLDANVDFSTCESICMSRRVDSTGQRTLAVVTKSDQSPEGLHEKVMSNDVNIGLGYICVRNRIKDETYEEARIQEATLFQTHPFLSKMDKSIVGIPILAHRLVQIQSMIISKCLPDIVKKINERLNASVLELNKLPRILTSIPDAMAAFMQIVGSLKETFQKILIRGELEYDDKEMHCNARLAEMLDEFSEELHKSEKISENFLVEEMLVLEEANGIRLSFFLSHSAFLYLLKKKLTNISNLPISFLNKVWGYLEIVWVRVLMDHCENHPQILPSIKKASLNVMLRMKEKLVERVYEKIEREKVTDYTCDPDFIASWNKLMGKRDEFLRAIPNRNSFSMEGYGSIDITHLVSVPATKRDQAFDLKMRIMAYWKIVSRRIVDWIALELRFVIQKMVNKVMEKEIVNEVMMRGGGGGMEKMLDEPTPVAAKRERLQMSIGLLQESQQIIQQVMDAI from the exons ATGGCGGAAAAGAGCAACACCATGATTCCAGTTACCAAAACAACCAACGGTGGTGAGGTAATACTTCCTCCTTTTACTGAAGATCGCAAACCGCAGTTTCCGCCAATCGTTTCATCTTACAATGATAAAATACGTCCCATTCTTGATGCCGTCGACAAGCTCCGTCGTCTCAAAGTCACCCAAgaaggcatccctcttccagcCATCGTCGTTGTTGGTGACCAGTCTTCCGGCAAGTCCAGCGTTCTAGAGTCACTTGCCGGCATAAGTTTACCACGTGGACAGAACATTTGCACAAGGGTACCTCTTATTATGAGGCTTCAAAACCATCCAGATGCTGTGCCGGAACTCATACTGGAGTATCAGAAAAAAACGGTTATGATAATGGAAGAACGACAAATATCAGATGCCATCGATAAAGCTACTGTGGAGATAGCCGGAGATAATAAAGGGATATCAAATGTACCCTTAACTTTAGTGGTCAAGAAGAATGGTGTTCCAAATCTCACCATGATTGATTTGCCCGGAATAGCTCGGGTTGCTGTGGGTGATCAACCGGAAAACATATACGAACAAATTTCAG ATATGATAATGGAGCACATTAAGCCAGAAGAGAGTATCATTTTGAATGTTCTTGACGCAAATGTTGATTTTTCAACTTGTGAATCCATTTGCATGTCACGACGTGTTGACAGCACCGGGCAAAGGACTTTGGCCGTGGTAACCAAATCCGATCAGTCGCCGGAGGGCTTACATGAGAAGGTAATGTCAAATGATGTCAATATCGGACTTGGCTATATCTGTGTTAGAAACCGTATCAAAGATGAAACCTATGAAGAGGCTCGAATACAAGAAGCCACACTCTTTCAAACTCACCCATTTTTGTCCAAGATGGACAAATCTATTGTAGGTATTCCTATTTTGGCCCATAGACTTGTCCAGATTCAATCAATGATCATATCAAAATGTTTACCGGACATTGTCAAGAAGATCAATGAGAGACTTAATGCTTCGGTTTTGGAACTCAACAAGCTACCCCGGATTCTTACTAGTATTCCCGATGCAATGGCTGCTTTTATGCAAATCGTTGGGTCCTTAAAAGAAACATTTCAAAAGATCTTGATTCGAGGTGAGCTtgagtatgatgataaagaaATGCATTGTAATGCTCGATTGGCGGAAATGTTGGATGAGTTTTCAGAAGAACTCCACAAGAGTGAAAAAATTTCTGAAAATTTTCTTGTTGAGGAGATGCTGGTTTTAGAGGAAGCAAATGGGATTCGGTTGTCTTTTTTTCTCTCACACTCAGCGTTTCTGTATTTGCTTAAGAAGAAATTGACCAACATCTCTAATTTGCCGATTAGTTTCTTAAACAAAGTCTGGGGATATCTTGAGATTGTTTGGGTTAGAGTCTTGATGGATCATTGTGAGAATCATCCACAAATTCTTCCTTCCATAAAGAAAGCATCTTTGAATGTGATGTTAAGAATGAAGGAGAAGTTGGTGGAAAGGGTTTATGAGAAGATTGAAAGGGAAAAAGTAACAGATTACACTTGTGACCCCGATTTCATAGCTTCTTGGAACAAGTTAATGGGCAAGCGTGATGAGTTTTTGAGGGCAATCCCCAATCGTAATTCATTTTCTATGGAAGGTTATGGGTCGATTGATATCACACATCTAGTGAGTGTTCCAGCAACCAAAAGAGATCAAGCATTTGACTTGAAAATGAGGATCATGGCTTACTGGAAAATTGTTTCGCGAAGAATAGTGGATTGGATAGCTCTTGAGCTTCGATTTGTGATACAAAAAATGGTGAACAAGGTGATGGAAAAGGAGATAGTAAATGAGGTGATGAtgcgtggtggtggtggtggtatggAGAAAATGTTGGATGAGCCAACTCCGGTGGCCGCAAAGAGGGAGAGGCTTCAAATGAGTATCGGTTTGCTCCAGGAATCACAGCAAATTATCCAACAAGTCATGGATGCTATTTGA